CTGGTGGGACGCACTTACCGACGTGTACTCGAAAGTGCTTCAGCCTACCGTCATGCGGATTGCGAAGAATATCAAACGCCTCGGACAGCTCAAAGAGCAGGGCTACAAGGTCGGTGAACTTCGGAGGAAGTCACAAATCAGTTCCCCTGTCCGAACAGCGAGTCAGTCTCGAAGATCGCAAGTGTCTCGACCTCAACAGTGACGGCGTCGGCAGAGGAACCGACAGCCAGATCCTCGCCGGAGAACAGGTCGCGAGTCTCGACAGTCGGGCGGAGCTGGACCCGCCGCGGTTCGGGTGCGAAGTTGACGACGACCACGCGTTTCTCGTCGCCGGCGTCGCGGCCGAACACGAGCACGTCGTCGGTAGCGTCGGTCCGGTGGGCCTCACGCACGAGGTCGGCGGTCGGGCCGAAGACGGGCGAGTCGTGATAGCAGTCGATCAGCGCGTCGACGAACGCGAAGTGCGCCTCGTCGTACTCCTCCCAGTTCATGAACGCCCGCTTGTAGGGGTCTTTCTCGATGTCGTCGAAGCGGTCGTCCCGGTCCGCGAAGGAGCTCTCCCGGCGGGTGCCATACTCGGCGATGAGCCGTTCCTGCCCGTAGTAGAGGAAGGGCACGCCGGGCAGCGTGAACGCGGCCGCCAGCGCGGCGCGCTCGGCCTGGGCGGGGTCCTCGCGGTGGCCCTCGGCCTTGGCTTCCCAGTAGATGCGCGGTTCGTCGTGGTTCTCGGTCGTGTTGAGGATGCGACTGTATGTGGGGAAGCCGTGCTCCGTCCGGGCGTCGATCGCGTCAAGCAGGTCGCTGGGCGGGCGCTCGCCGCGGGCGACCGCGTGGGCGGTGAACATGAACTCGGTCGTGTCGAAGTGCAGGTCGAACTCCGACTCGTCCATCGAGGTGAGATAGGGGATCGACTCGTCGAGCCACATGAACTCGGCGTCCTTCTGTCGGGTGAGCCGGCGGGCCTCCTTCCAGAAGGAGTGGGGGACGCCCCAGGCGATGTCACACCGGAAGGCGTCGACGTACTCAGACCAGAAGTCCACCGCGGCCAGGATGTGCTCACGCAGCGCCACGTTGCCGTAGTTGAGGTTGGGCTGCAGGCGGACGTTGAAGAAACTCGTCTGGGCCGGCGCGGCGTCCTCCTCGGAGGGGGTGGTCTGGCGGTCGAACCAGTCGAAGTACGGCGAGTCGGTGTCCCAGGCCTCGACGTCGGGGAACGCGTAGGGGTCCTCGGGCTGGTCGCCGAGCTCGGCGATCGTGTCCTGCCAGTGGTCGTTGGTCCACCCGCAGTGGTTGACCACGAGGTCGAAACACACCCGGATGTCCGCCTCGTGGCAGGCGTCGACGAACGCCTCGAAGTCCGCCAGCGTGCCGAGGTCGTCGGCGACGTCGAAGTAGTCGGCCGTGCTGTAGCCGTGGGGGCCGCCGGGCGGCGTGTCGATCTCCGGGCTCCAGGCCGGGACGATCGGTGTCAGCCAGACCACGTCGACGCCCAGG
This window of the Halapricum desulfuricans genome carries:
- a CDS encoding alpha-amylase family glycosyl hydrolase, whose protein sequence is MTDHSHTDTHHPGPPRFVQVGERIVDPIYVDMAHGYDRDNLAPTVAGTPERDPDPSDRSDFTWRLLETPDGSDAGLEYAPTPYDDRTQYDEGLHNTVEFQPDTPGVYRLELDAPDGTHELTIEAFPTPDLDDEIEVFDIEGAVGGVEEADIGGPPHLELVGEFDAEAGAFVVESNPQLAADAFTVEDDLAVSFRPHDAAALSAEDVTVEGTTARIPVEAVDEPTSLFAAPFDGVRVGATDEIVLEPDGGIEYPNRPPEWLDDAVMYEIFPRSFAGESGEADFAFLTEKVDYLADLGVDVVWLTPIVPAWSPEIDTPPGGPHGYSTADYFDVADDLGTLADFEAFVDACHEADIRVCFDLVVNHCGWTNDHWQDTIAELGDQPEDPYAFPDVEAWDTDSPYFDWFDRQTTPSEEDAAPAQTSFFNVRLQPNLNYGNVALREHILAAVDFWSEYVDAFRCDIAWGVPHSFWKEARRLTRQKDAEFMWLDESIPYLTSMDESEFDLHFDTTEFMFTAHAVARGERPPSDLLDAIDARTEHGFPTYSRILNTTENHDEPRIYWEAKAEGHREDPAQAERAALAAAFTLPGVPFLYYGQERLIAEYGTRRESSFADRDDRFDDIEKDPYKRAFMNWEEYDEAHFAFVDALIDCYHDSPVFGPTADLVREAHRTDATDDVLVFGRDAGDEKRVVVVNFAPEPRRVQLRPTVETRDLFSGEDLAVGSSADAVTVEVETLAIFETDSLFGQGN